The nucleotide window CGAAATCGTGAATTTCAAGCAATTTTACCACTCAAAGGTAAAATTGTAAATTCACAAAAAACTAGACTGATCGAAGTTTTAAAAAATGAAGAAATTATTGCCATTATTAGCGCTTTAGGAACTGGAATTGGTCAGAATTTTAACCTTAAAAACTTAAATTATGGCAAAATCATTATTATGACCGATGCTGATAACGACGGCGCTCACATTCAAATTTTAATTTTGACCTTCTTGTTTTATCACATGCGTCCTTTAATTGAAAATGGTTTTGTCTATATTGCTCAACCGCCTTTGTACCGAATTAGTGAAAAAAATAAGAAAGACATTTATATTTGAGAAGAAAAAGAATTCCATGAATATGTAAAAAAACATCCTAATGCTCAAATTCAACGTTATAAAGGTCTTGGCGAAATGAATGCGTCCCAACTTTGACAGACAACAATGGATCCTGAAAAACGAATTTTAGAAAAAGTTTTTATCGAAGACCTTGAAAAAGTTGAGGAAAATTTCCGCATTTTAATGGGAGAAAGAGCTGATTTGCGTAAAAATTGAATTCAAGAAAATGTTGACTTTTCACTTGAAGATAGTTTTATTGACAATTTAAAGGAGCCAGTCTATGAGTAAAAATTTCGATTTAATCATTAACTCCAAGTTAGATCAAATTTTGGCTGAAAAATTTACGCGCTACTCAAAATATATAATTCAAAACAGAGCAATTCCCGATGTTCGCGATGGACTAAAACCTGTTCAGAGAAGAATTCTTTATTCAATGTGGCAGCTAGGCCTAAAAAATACTAAAAATTACAAAAAATCAGCCAGAGTTGTCGGAGATGTAATCGGTAAATTTCACCCTCACGGAGATTCATCGATTTATGATGCACTAGTTCGGCTGTCTCAAGAGTGAAAAATTAACATTCCACTTGTAGAAATGCACGGAAATAAAGGCTCAATTGATGATGACCCCCCCGCTGCAATGAGGTATACCGAAGTTAGACTAGCCCAAATTAGTGAACATTTACTTGAATTATTATCAAAAAATGTCGTAAATTTCTATCCTAATTTTGATGATAGTGAAAAAGAGCCCACGGTTTTACCAGCAATTTTTCCTAACTTGTTAATTAACGGGGCAATCGGAATTGCAAGTGGTTTTGCTACCGAAATACCTCCTCATAATTTAGTTGAAGTTATCCAAGCTGTAATTTTAATGATCAAAAATCCTTTAATTACAAACGCCCAAATTTCAAAAGTTATTTTAGGCCCTGATTTTCCCACTGGCGGAATAGTTTATGGAAAAGCCGGAATTTTAGATGCTTTTGAAACCGGAAAAGGAAAAATTCAAATCTCATCATCATACAAAATTTCTGAAAAAAACAAGCAAAAAGTGATCGAAATTTCCTCTGTTCCTTTTGGAATTTCAAAGGCTAACTTGATTCAACAAATCGATACAATTCGATTTGAAGAAAAAATTAGCGGAATTAAAGAGGTTATTGACCAATCTGATCAGAACGGCGTGCTTATTTTTGTTGAACTTGAAAAAGATGCAAACGCCGAATTAATTCTTAATTATTTGTTGCAAAAAACAGATATGCAAATTTATTATTCCTATAATTCGGTAGCAATTTGTAATAATTCACCAAAATTACTATCAATTAAAGAAATGATTGCTTATTTTCTTGAGCATTTAAGAAAAGTTAAACTAGGTGAATTTAATTATGAACTTTTTAAAAGCAAAAAAAGGCTTGAAATTATAGAAGGTTTTTTAAAAGTTGCCGATATAACTAATGAAGTAATTGAAATTATTCGTAAATCTGATAATTCAAAAGCGGGCGTAATTGCTGATTTAGTTAAATATTTAAATTTTACCGAAGTTCAAGCTGAAGCAATTGCTTCGATGCGTTTGTATAGATTATCTAAAATTGAACAGCAGTCATTTTTAAATGAATCAAAAACTTTAGCCCAAAACATTGAAGAATTTCAAAAACTTATTGAAAATAAGGAAGAATTTGATCTTCATTTAATTTCTATGCTTGAAAATTTTGCTAAGATTTATGGTTCTCCACGAAAAACTAAAATAGTTGACAAAGAATTGCAAGTAAAAATCAACCATCAAGATTTAATTAAGGATGAACAGTTTTATTTTTGAGTTTCTAAGAGTGGCCTTTTTAAAAAAATGAACATAAAAAATCATGCAGTCGAGGAAATTGAAAAAATTCAGTTACCTTCAGAAGATTTTTTTGTTTTTCAAGGTAAAATTAATCAACGTCAAAAAGGACTTTTTTTAACAAATAAAGGTGATGTTGGGATGTTGTTAGCTCATCAACTTGAAGAATTAACATTAAAAAATAACCCCAATAACTTAAAAATTTCTCTTGGCCTTAAAAATGATCACGAATTAATTAATTCTTTTTTTCTTGATGACCTAGATTCTAATTATTTTTTGCTTTTTATAACTAAATTTGGTTATGCAAAAAGAATGCAACTAAAAGAAATAGCAAAAATTAGACCAAATAATATGATAAATTGCTTTAAACCCAAAGAAGGTGATGAATTAATTAGCATTTTTTTAGAAAATAAATTAAAAAACATCGTTTTAATCACGTCACACAATCGCGCACTAAAAATAAGTGCTTCAGATGTTCCAATTTATGGTCGTATTTCTTCAGGTGTAAAAATTTTAAAACTTCAAAAAAATGAAAAAATTGTTGCATCTGTTTTAATTAATTCTTCTGAGGAAATCGCAGTTATTGATAATTATTCGCGTTTTGAAAAAATTGCATCAGAAAAACTTCATTTTGGTAACAGAACAATTGCTCCAAAAAGCTTTGATTCAAAACTTGATTTTTCTATAATTCCAAAAAGTGTCGAAATTTATAGTGAAAATTTGCAAGTTTTCGATTTTGACACCACTTTAAAGGTTGTTCCAATCCAAAAATTTATCAATTTTGACCCTAATCCTAAAAAAAATTATAAATTATTTTTAACAGCTAATAAAAATAACGAAAATTTACCAAATTTTATTGAACAAAATCAAGCAAATTCTAGTAAGATTTTAAAGACTAAACTTCAAGAAATAAGTGAAATTGACATAAATTTAATTCTTGAAAAGATTGAAAAGGAATAAACAATGGATAAAAATTTCTATAAAAATTCGCTCAATATATTTTCCACAGATTTCTCAATGAAAGCTAATTTGCCTCAAAAGGACAAATTTTTTACTGAATTTTGAAAAAATGAAGACATTTACCAAAAACTTTTAAAAAAAAATATTAATAATCCAAGATTTATTCTTCATGACGGACCTCCTTATGCAAACGGTGACATTCATATTGGCCATGCTCTTAATAAAGTTTTAAAAGATATAATAGTTCGATATAAATCAATGTCTGGTTTTTATTCACCTTTTGTCCCAGGTTGAGATACTCACGGTCTTCCAATTGAAAATAAAATTATTAACCAAATTGAGACAAAATCGACATTAGAAATTCGCCAAAAAGCCAATGATTTTGCTAATTCACAAATTTTAGTTCAAAAAAAACAGTTTGAAAAATTGAATTTATTAACAGATTTTAGCCAAATTTATCAAACAAATGACCCGCATTATGAAGCAAAGCAACTAAAATTATTTAAAAAAATCGCCGAAAAAGGTCTAATTTATCGTGCTTTAAAGCCAATTTATTGATCTCCTTCAAGTCAAAGTGCCCTAGCTGAGGCCGAAATTGAATATCTAAATCACCGTTCTCCCTCAATTTTTGTTGCTTTTGATGTTAAAAATGGCAACAATTTTGTAAAAAGCGGCGATAAAATCATTATTTGAA belongs to Mesomycoplasma ovipneumoniae and includes:
- a CDS encoding DNA topoisomerase (ATP-hydrolyzing) yields the protein MSKNFDLIINSKLDQILAEKFTRYSKYIIQNRAIPDVRDGLKPVQRRILYSMWQLGLKNTKNYKKSARVVGDVIGKFHPHGDSSIYDALVRLSQEWKINIPLVEMHGNKGSIDDDPPAAMRYTEVRLAQISEHLLELLSKNVVNFYPNFDDSEKEPTVLPAIFPNLLINGAIGIASGFATEIPPHNLVEVIQAVILMIKNPLITNAQISKVILGPDFPTGGIVYGKAGILDAFETGKGKIQISSSYKISEKNKQKVIEISSVPFGISKANLIQQIDTIRFEEKISGIKEVIDQSDQNGVLIFVELEKDANAELILNYLLQKTDMQIYYSYNSVAICNNSPKLLSIKEMIAYFLEHLRKVKLGEFNYELFKSKKRLEIIEGFLKVADITNEVIEIIRKSDNSKAGVIADLVKYLNFTEVQAEAIASMRLYRLSKIEQQSFLNESKTLAQNIEEFQKLIENKEEFDLHLISMLENFAKIYGSPRKTKIVDKELQVKINHQDLIKDEQFYFWVSKSGLFKKMNIKNHAVEEIEKIQLPSEDFFVFQGKINQRQKGLFLTNKGDVGMLLAHQLEELTLKNNPNNLKISLGLKNDHELINSFFLDDLDSNYFLLFITKFGYAKRMQLKEIAKIRPNNMINCFKPKEGDELISIFLENKLKNIVLITSHNRALKISASDVPIYGRISSGVKILKLQKNEKIVASVLINSSEEIAVIDNYSRFEKIASEKLHFGNRTIAPKSFDSKLDFSIIPKSVEIYSENLQVFDFDTTLKVVPIQKFINFDPNPKKNYKLFLTANKNNENLPNFIEQNQANSSKILKTKLQEISEIDINLILEKIEKE